The DNA region GCGATGACCTTGCCGGGCACCGAGGTTGACAGCATGGCGCCGATGACGCCGGTCGAGACCATCCAGTTGCACAGCATGGCGCGGACGAAGAGCGTCAGCATGCCGGAGGCGCCGTACTTCTCGTAGCCGAGGGTGCGGGCCTCGCCGATGCCGGCGATGAGCTTGCCGACGGCGTTCGGCTCGGTGGCGAAGCCGAAGGTGAAGACGATCGACATCATCACCGCGGTGGTCAGGGCACCCGCGAAGTTGCCGAAGAAGACCAGCACCCAGTTGCGCGCGACGCCGGCCACGGTGACGCCGGGGCGCTTGTCGATGAGGGCGAGCGGGGTGAGCACGCAGACGCCGGTGAACAGGTCGTAGCCGAGCAGGTACAGCATCGAGAAGCCGACCGGGAACAGCAGCGCCGCGACCAGCGGCTGGCCGGTCGTCTGGGTGATGGTCACCGCGAAGGCGGCGGCGAGCGCCAGGATCGCGCCGGCCATGTAGGCGCGGATGAACGTGTCCTTGGTGGCCATGAAGACCTTTGCCTCACCGGCATCGACGGCCTTCTTCACGAAATCGGCGGGCGCCAGATACGACATGCACAACTCTCCCTCGCGGGCGCACGCCGATCGTCGTTGACCGACGGGCGCGCCGCGCAATCGCGGATGGCTGGCCGGGCGCGGTGCTGCCGTTCGCCCTCCAGCTCGATCGTGGGCAAGCATGTCGCGTACCAACTGCGCGGCGTTCAGGCCGGCCGGCCGCGGGCCCAGGTGCCGAGTTCCCGGAGATAGGCCGGCGGCAGCTGCGCCGCGCGCGCCGCCGCGACGACCGCCTCGAGGTATCCGGGCCGCGGGCGTCCGGGCGCGGTCGAGCACCCGCGATAGATCAGGGCGCGCTTGACGCCCTCCCCCGTGCGGACCGGGAGCGCCGCCTTTGTGTAGAGGCCCCCGGCGACGCCCTCGTAGCGGTCGAGCGCCGGGATGTCGTCGGGAGCCAGCTCCCACAGGATGCCCCAGACGGTGCGCCGCGGATCGGGCACGACCGACGCGTAGCCCTCGCGCATGATGATGAAGCGGTGGTTCGGCAGGTGTCCGCCGCCGATCAGCCGCGAAACCGGGCAGCGCAGCGCCATCGCGGCGGCATCCATGTTGGCGCCGTAGGCGAAATAGAGGGGCATGCCGGAGCTGTGAGAGCCTACTCGCCCGCGGGGGGATCCAGGCGCCGCGCGGCACGCTCGTTCGCGCGCACGGCCGCGTAGGCGATCGCCAACGTGATCGCCGGAATGCCGAACGTTACGAAGATCCAGTCGTAGTTCACGGCTTCAGGCTCCGGAGGGCACGCCTCGCACCGTAATGTAGTGCGCAGCCGGTCCCCAGCCAAACGAGCGTGAAGATCGCGTTCTCGACGCGCAGAGCCGGTGCACTCGGCACGCCGAAGCTCGCGGCCGTCATCGGCGTGACGAAGCCGATGACGACGTAGGCGACGGCGATGTTGTTCAGGGCCGTCGCCAGCAGCTTGGTCTGCTCGTTGTGAACCGCAGTCACGGCCGCGAGCGCGACGCGCGCCCCGCGATCAGGCGAATTCCAGGATCACCGCGTCGACGGCGAGGCTGTCGCCCTCCTTGGCGTGGATCTTACCCACCGTCGCGTCGCGCTCGGCGCGGAGCACGTTCTCCATCTTCATCGCCTCGACGACCGCGATCGCCTCGCCGTTCTTCACCTCCTGACCCTCGGCGACGAGGATCTGCTTCACGAGGCCGGGCATCGGGCAGAGCACCTGCTTGCCCGAGCCCGCCTGCTCCTTCACCGGCATCAGGGCTGCGAGCTCCGCCTCGCGGCGGGTGTAGACCCGGGCCTCGGCGGCCGCGCCGGCGTGCTGCAGGAACACGCCGTTGAGCAGGCTGCGCACCTGGATCGCCACGCGCTCCGAGCCGATCGTGCCGATCCAGACCGGCTCGCCCGGGCGCCACGCGCTCGCCACCGTGAGCGCCGTGCCGTCGTCGCGGGTGACGAGGATGTCCTCGCCCTCCGGCTCGACCGTCACCGGGAAGGACTGGCCGGCCAGGATCACCACCCGCTCACGCTCGAAGGCGAAGAGGCCGGGCGCGCGCATCTGCCCGGAGATGCCGCGCTTGCGCTGGTTGAGCTTGTGGTCGATCGCCGCGGCCGCCGCCATCATGCGGATCGCCACCGGGCCGGCGGGCTCCGGCGCCGTGAAGCCCTCGGGGAACTCCTCGGCGATGAAGCCTGTGGACAGCCGCCCCTCCTGCCAGCGCGGATGGGCCATCAGCGCCGAGAGGAACGGGATGTTGTGGCGGATGCCGTCGATCGCGAAGGCGTCGAGGGCCTCGCCCTGCGCGGCGATCGCCTCGGCCCGGGTCGGCGCCCAGGAGACCAGTTTGGCAATCATCGGGTCGTAGTGGATGGCGATCTCGCCGCCCTCCTCCACGCCGGTATCGTTGCGGATGATCGCCGTGCCCTGCTGGCCCTCCTCGGGCGGACGGTAGGTGGTCAGCCGGCCGATCGAGGGCAGGAAGTTGCGGGTCGGGTCCTCGGCGTAGACGCGGCTCTCCACCGCCCAGCCGTTCAGCTTCACGTCGTCCTGGGTGATCGGCAGCTTCTCGCCGGCCGCGACCCGGATCATCAGCTCGACGAGGTCGAGGCTGGTGATCATCTCGGTGACCGGATGCTCAACCTGCAGGCGGGTGTTCATCTCTAGGAAATAGAAGGACTTGTCCTGCCCGGCGACGAACTCGACCGTGCCGGCCGAATCGTAGTTCACCGCCTTGGCGAGCGCGACGGCCTGCTCGCCCATCTTGCGGCGGGTCTTCTTGTCGAGGAGCGGCGACGGTGCCTCCTCGATCACTTTCTGGTTACGGCGCTGGATCGAGCACTCGCGCTCGCCGAGGTAGACGACGTTGCCGTGCTTGTCGCCGATCAGCTGGATCTCGATGTGGCGCGGGTCGGTGATGAACTTCTCGATGAAGACGCGGTCGTCGCCGAACGAGGAGGCCGCCTCCGACTTGGCGCGGGCGAAGCCCTCCGCCACCTCGTCGCCCGAGTAGGCGATGCGCATGCCCTTGCCGCCGCCGCCCGCGGACGCCTTGATCATCACCGGGTAGCCGATCTCGTCGGCGATCTTCCGGGCGTGCTCGGGTGATTCGATCACGCCGAGGAAGCCCGGAACGGTCGAGACCTCGGCGGCGGCCGCCGCCTTCTTCGACTCGATCTTGTCGCCCATGGCGGCGATGGCCCCCGGGTTGGGGCCGATGAACACGATGCCGGCGGCCTCGAGCGCCTTTGGGAAGGCCTCGCGCTCGGAGAGGAAGCCGTAGCCGGGATGCACGGCCTGGGCGCCCGTCTTCTTGCAGGCCTCGACGATCTTCTCGATCACGAGGTACGATTCGGACGCGGCAGCGGGCCCGATATGCACGGCCTCGTCGGCCATGGCGACGTGCACGGCGTCGCGATCGGCATCCGAGTAGACCGCTACGGTCTTGATGCCCATCCTCCGGGCCGTCTTGATCACCCGGCAGGCGATCTCGCCCCGGTTGGCAATCAGGATCTTGTCGAACATCGCTGGCGCACTGCTTTCGAGATCGCCGGATTGCGCACCGGCTTGACTGTCCCGATAGATCAGTTGCGCCGCGGACGGAAGCTGCGCCTTGGTCTGAGGCTCAGGCGGCCAGGGCGAAGGTCATGCGCGGGGCCTCGGCCGTGTCGCGGGCGCGACGGTTGGCCTCCAGCGCGAAGGCGACCAGTGATTCGGCGCTGCTCTCGGCCTCGCGGACGACTTCCATGGCGATCCGGGCGCCCACCGCGCTCGGGCCGTCGCGGCCGCTGAGCGAGGCGGCGAGCCACGCGGCGACGTCGCGGTCGATGTAGCCGGTCGGGCGCGAGCCCCACACCGCGAAGTCGACGACCGAGGCGACGAGGAAGTCGGCGAAGGCGTCGGAGCCGATCACCGCCCGCTCGAGGGCGATCAGCAGGTCGGCCTCCTCGCGGCTCATCAGGCCGTCCGGGAGAACCTCGCGCTTCAGGACGAGCAGGTCCTCGTCGCTGATCGTGCCGGCCGAGACAGCATGGTTGCAGAACTGTTGAACGGAAATGGTGGTCATGATCGCCTGCCTCCCCGACCTTTGTTGCGGTCGGCTCTAGTCCCTGTGTGTCTTCAACTTACGGGACCGCTCCCCTTCCAGAGGTTAATGGCGAGATCTGAACGGAAGTTCAGGTAAACACCCCCCGAGCAAGCAGGCTTATTGGGACGTTGACCGGTTGCGTTACCGGACGATGACCGTCGCCCCGACGGGGACCCGGTTGTAGAGGTCGACCACGTCGATGTTGCGCATCCGGATGCAGCCGGAGGAGACCGCCTGGCCGATCTTCTCGGGCTCGTTCGTGCCGTGGATCCGGTAGAGCGTGTCCCGGCCGCGATCCGAGAGGTACAGGGCGCGGGCGCCGAGCGGGTTCATCGGGCCGCCCTGCATCGCGTGGACGTGCGGCCAGCGCCGGATCATCTCGGCCGGCGGGTTCCAGGCCGGCCATTCCGCCTTCCGGTCGATCCTGGCGGTGCCGGTCCAGCCGTAGGCCTCGTCGCCCACCGAGACGCCGTAGCGCATCGCCCGGCCGTTCGGCAGGACGAGGTAGAGCTGACGCTCCTTGGTCTCGACCACGATCGTGCCGGGCGCTTCCCGGGTCGGGTCTGCGATCTCGTAGCGGGCGAAGTGCGGATCGAACTCGGCCTCGGGCACGAGGGCCATGTACTCGGCGTCGCGGGCCGAGAGCGCGGGATCGGGCACGCCCTTGAAGGTGCAGCCTGCCAGCAGCAGGGCGCAGCCGAGTACCGAGATGATGCGCATGTCCCCGCCTCGAAGATCGTCGCGGCCGCGGACGGAGCGCGCGGATTGATGATCCGGGCCCGCCCCGAGGAAGAATCACGCAACCATAAGGGGGCAACGGCACCCCGCCGTAGTCCGCGCGTTGGGCCCGTGGCACATTGCCGGCGCCTGTTGCCGGTGCGCGACAGGCGAGCATCCCGGGAGCGACCCTCGTGACCACCCTCTACGTGAGCCATCCTGCCAGCTTCGATCACGAGGTCCCCGAGGGGCATCCGGAACGGCCGGCCCGGATGCGCGCGGTGGAGCGGGCCCTGGAGGACGAGCGCTTCGCCGGTCTGGTGCGGGCCACGGCGCCCCGGGGCGAGATCGAGGCCGTCACCCTCGCGCACCCGCGGGAGTACGTGGATGCGCTCGTGGCAGCGGTGCCCGAGCACGGGATGGTCGGCATCGATTCCGACACGATCCTGTCGGCAGGCAGCCTGGAGGCGACGCTGCGGGCCGTGGGCGGCGGGATGCACGCCGTCGACGCCGTCGTCGGCGGCGAGTGCCGCAACGCCTTCGTGGCCATGCGCCCACCCGGCCACCACGCGGAGCGGACCCGCGCGATGGGCTTCTGCCTGTTCAACCACGCCGCCATCGCGGCCCTGCACGCCCGGAAGAAGCACGGCGCCGAGCGGGTGGCCCTGGTGGACTGGGACGTCCACCACGGCAACGGCAGTCAGGACATCTTCTGGAACGACGCCTCGGTGCTCTACTGCTCGACCCACCAGATGCCGCTCTATCCGGGGACCGGATCGCCGTCCGAGCGGGGCGAGAAGGACACGATCGTCAACGTGCCGCTGCGGCCGAACGACGACGGCGAGGTGTTCCGCGAGGCGTTCGAGACCGGCATCCTCTCCCGCCTGGAGACGTTCCGGCCGGACGTGATCGTGATCTCCGCCGGTTTCGACGCGCACCGGCTGGACCCGCTCGCCAACCTGCGCCTCGAGGCCGAGGATTTCGGCTGGGCGACTCGCCGCCTGATGGACCTGGCGGAGCGCTGCGCGGGCGGCCGGGTCGTCTCTATCCTCGAGGGCGGCTACAGCCTCGAGGGTCTCGGCAAATCGGTGGCGGCCCACGTCGACGCGCTGATGGGGCGCTGACGGGGCCGTTGCGCTCGACCGGCGGCACGCCGTGAGCGGTGTCTCGGGGGAGTTCGCAGCCATGTCGCCACGGAGCCGACCGGATCTGCCGCGGCGTTGCGGCCCTGCCGCCTGCCCTGCCGCGTGCCTTGGCACCGTTCGATGACGCTCGCGGGCTTCCTGACCTACGCGCTGGCCCTCGGGGTCGCCGCCGCAATACCGGGGCCGGGTGTCGTCGCGCTCGTCGCCCGGGCCCTGGGCTCGGGCTTCGGTGCCGCGATGGCCTTCTCGCTCGGCCTGATCCTGGGCGACCTGACCTACCTCGCCGCCGCGATCTTCGGCCTGTCGCTGATCGCGGAGGCGTTCGGCGCGGTCTTCGTCGTCGTCCGCTACGGCGCGGCGCTCTACCTCGCCTATCTGGCGCTCCGGCTCTGGCGCGCGGCCGGAGCCGGAGCCCGGGTCGAAGGCGAATGCCGCGACCGGCCGTGGACCGGCTTCGTCGCCGGGCTGACCATCACGCTGGGCAATCCGAAGACGATCGTCTTCTACCTCGCGATCCTGCCCACGCTCGTCGACCTGCGCGGCGTGACAGCGACGGATTTCGCCACCCTCCTCGTCGTCACCGTCGCGATCCTACTCGCCGTGATGACGCCCTACGCGGCGCTGGCGGCGCGGGCGCGCGCGTCGCTGCGACGGCCGACCTTCCGCGCGCGGCTGAACCGCGGTGCCGCCGCGATCATGGCCGGCGCGGCGGTCTGGACCGTCCTGCGCCGCGCCTGACTGGGCTTCCAGGCCCTCAGTCAGCCCTCGAGGGGCTCGTCGCCCAGGAGTTCGATGCCGAAGCCCGACAGGCCGACATAGGAGCGCGACGAGGTCGCGAGGTTGCGGATCGAGACCACGCCGAGATCGCGCAGGATCTGGGCGCCGAGCCCGATCTCGCGCCACTGCCGCGCCCGCAGCGCCTCCGTCCCCTCCTCGGTGACGCTCTTGACCGGCACGCCCGCGGTGCCGTCCCGGAGATAGACCAGCACGCCGCGCCCGGCGGCCGCGAAGCGCTTCAGCACGGCGTCGATCTGCTTGCCGCCGCCGATCACGTCCGCGGCGACGTTGGAGCGGTGCAGGCGCACGAGCACGTCCCGGCCGTCGCCGATCTCGCCCATCACGAAGGCGAACTGCTGGATCGACTCGAAGGGCGTCGAGAACACGTAGGCGTTCACGTCGCCGTGGTTGGAGCGAACCGTGAAGTGGCCGACCCGCTCCACCAGCCTGTCGCGCGCCTGCCGGTAGGCGATGAGGTCGGCCACCGAGACCTGCTTGAGGCCGTGCTTCTCGGCGAAGGCCTCGATCTGCGGCCCCTTCATCACGGTACCGTCGTCGTTGGCGAGCTCGCAGATCACGCCGACGGGGGGCAGCTCGGCGAGGCGGCACAGGTCGACCGCGGCCTCGGTGTGGCCCGAGCGCATGAGCACGCCGCCGTCGCGGGCGATGAGCGGGAAGACGTGGCCGGGCCGCACGAAGTCGCCCGCGCCCATGTTGCCGTTGGCGAGCGCTCGCACCGTGTTGCAGCGCTGCTCCGCCGAGATCCCCGTCGTCAGGCCGTGCTTGACGTCGACCGTGACGGTGAAGGCCGTCCCGAGCGGCGCGTCGTTCGACGCCACCATGGGAGCGAGATGGAGCCGCCGCGCCTCGCTCTGCGTCAGCGGCGCGCAGACGATCCCGCACGTGTTGCGGATGATGAACGCCATCTTCTCCGGCGTGCAGAGCGAGGCGGCGACGACGAGGTCGCCCTCGTTCTCGCGATCGTCGTCGTCGGTGACGACCACGATCTCGCCGCGGGCGAAGGCCGCGATGGCCTCTGTGACGGAGCAGTGTGGCACGGGCATTCTCGAATCGTTGGGACGGACCCGGATCAGGGCTGAGATCCGACCTGTCCGCGATGGCGCAGATAGTGATCGGCCAGCACGCAGGCCATCATGGCCTCCGCGACCGGCACGGCGCGGATACCGACACAGGGATCGTGCCGGCCCTTGGTGACGAGATCCACCTCGCCGCCGTCGCGGGTGACGGAGCGGCGCGGGGTCAGGATCGAGGAGGTCGGCTTGACGGCGAAGCGCACCACGACCGGCTCGCCGTTGGAGATGCCGCCCAGGATGCCGCCCGCGTGGTTCGCCAGGAACCGCGGCCGGCCGCCGTTGCCGGCCCGCATCTCGTCCGCGTTGTCCTCGCCGCGCAGGGCCGCCGCCGCGAACCCGTCGCCGATCTCGACGCCCTTCACGGCGTTGATCGACATCATCGCGGCGGCGAGGTCGGCGTCCAGCTTGCCGTAGACCGGCGCGCCGAGGCCGGGCGGCACGCCCTCGGCCACCACCTCGATCACGGCGCCGACCGACGAGCCGTCCTTCCGGAGTCCGTCGAGATAGGTCTCGTAGAAGGTCGCCGTCTCGGCATCGGGGCAGAAGAACGGGTTGTTGCCGACCGCGTCCCAGTCCCAGCGGGACCGGTCGATGGCGTGCGGGCCCATCTGTACCAGGGCCGCCCGGATGGTCACGCCCGGGATGACCTTGCGGGCCACGGCGCCGGCCGCGACCCGCGCGGCAGTCTCCCGCGCCGAGGAGCGCCCGCCGCCGCGATAGTCGCGGATGCCGTACTTCACGTCGTAGGTGTAGTCGGCGTGGCCGGGGCGGTAGCTGTCGCGGATCTCCGAGTAGTCCTTCGAGCGCTGATCCGTGTTCTCGATCATCAGCGCGATCGGCGTGCCGGTGGTGAGCTGGCGGCCGCCGGTGCGGTCGTCGGCGAACACGCCGGAAAGGATCTTCACCTGATCGGGCTCGCGGCGCTGCGTCGTGAAGCGCGACTGGCCGGGCTTCCGGCGATCCAGCTCGGCCTGGATCTCCTCGGCCTCCAGGGGCAGGCCGGGCGGGCAGCCGTCGACGACGCAGCCGAGCGCGATCCCGTGGCTCTCGCCGAAGGTCGTGACGCGGAACAGGTGGCCGAAGGTGTTGTGCGACATGGCGCGGCTGCCTTAGCGCGGGAGCGGCGGGGGCACAAACGCGGCCCGTGCAGGGCGGCCGGGCATACGCGCGCGCGGCGATGGACCGGAGCGGCCGGCAGGCTCATGACGCCTTAGGTGAACCGGGCAGATCGAGCCCGCCCCGCGCCTTCAGCGCCCGGTACGCCGCGACCGCCGCGGTGAGATCCCGGTGCAGCCGGCGCTCGTCGCCGAGATCGGCAAGGCCGTAGGTGAGGCCGAGGATGTGGGCGGCCTCGTAGCCCTCAGGCAACTCGCCCGCGCTGCCGAGAGCGATCGTCGCGTTCGGCAGCGCGTCGGTGAAGTCGGACATCCGCGCCCGGAGCGCCGCGCCGCTGGTGCGGAGGTGGGCGCCGGCCGTCGCCGGACCATGGGCCCGGATCGCCGCGACCGTTCCTTGGGCGAGTGACAGGTGCACCGCCTCGCGATGCGCCGGGAACAGATAGACGAGGTAGTAGCCCCGCGTCGCGCTGGTGGTGACGGCGGGATCGAACACGGCGATCCAGGGGATCGCCGCCCACTTGCTCCCCCGCCCGGGGCTGCCCTTCACGAGGAACGGCCCGTCGATCGGATCCAGCGCGCCGCGCAGCTCGTCCGGCGCGCCTTTCCGGATCACCGTGGCGAGCGGATGCCCGGCCGGCGGGTCGAGCCGGGCGAGCGGGTATTCCTCGACGATCCGCCGGAGCGCGTAGCCGAGGCTCACGGCCGCGCCAGCACCCCGCCGGTGATGGCCTCGCGCACCCCGGTGGTCGACGGGAAGGTGATCGGCAGACCCCGGAGCGAGCGCACCGCCAGGTACGCGAAGGCCTGCGCCTCCAGGTAGGCGGAGGACCAGCCGATCGCGTCTGCGGTCGTGATCTCGGCGCGCAGGTGGTAGTTCAGGAGGCGCACCAGCTCGCCGTTGCGGGCGCCGCCGCCGGCCACGATCCAGCGGGTCGGGACCTCGGGGGCGTGGTCGAGGGCGCGGGCCACCGCCCGCGCCGTGAAGGCCGTCAGCGTCGCGGCGCCGTCCTCGGTGGACAGCTGGCCGGCGAGCTTGTGGGAGAACCAGTTCCGGTCCAGCGACTTCGGCGGCTTGCGGAAGAAAAACGGGTGGGTCAGGAGCCAGGCCAGCAGCTGCTCGTCCGGGCGGCCCCGGGCCGCGGTGCGGCCGCCGTCGTCGAGGTTCTTGCCCTCGCGCTCCTGCATCCACTCGTCGATCAGGGCGTTGCCGGGACCGGTGTCGAAGGCGATGACGCCGCCCTTCGAGTCGATCAGCGTCGCGTTGGCGACGCCGCCGATGTTGAGGATGCCGAAGGGCCCGTCGAAGCCCGACGCCTCGGCCAGCGCCTTGTGGAAGACCGGCACCAGCGGCGCCCCCTGCCCGCCCGCCTCGATGTCGGCCCGGCGCAGGTCCGAGACGACCGGGATGCCGAGCCGGGTCGCCAGCGCCTGCCCGTCGCCGATCTGGATCGAGATCCGCTGGTCCGGGCGGTGGATCACGGTCTGTCCGTGGAAGCCGATCACGTCGATCTCCGAGGCGGTCAGGCCGTGCTCCTCCAGGAAGCGCTCGACGGCCTCGGCATGGGCGAGGGTGACGAAGGCCTCGGCCTCGGGCAGCCGCCCGGGTCGGTCGCCGGGATGGAGGACGGATTCGGCGTCCTTGGTGGCGGCGCGCAGCAGCGCCTTCTCGTCGTCGGCGTAGCCGCGATAGCCGGTCGGGCCCAGCGGTTCGAGGAAGTTGTTGTGGCCCTTGACCACGTGGACGCGCTCGCCGTCGGTCTCGATCAGCGCGATGTCGACGCCGTCCAGCGAGGTGCCGCTCATCAGTCCGATCGCGCGCATCATCGCCATGCCGTGCTGCCCCGTGCCTTTCGGCCAACGCCCTGCTAAGAGCGCGCCGTATCCTGAACCCAGCGCGAGCTAGCATGCGGGGCCTCGGCCTGTCGCGCCAGCGCGCGACCCGAGATGGCATCCATGACCGCCGAGAGCTTCGCGCCGAAATCCGACTTCCTGCGGATCCTGACCGAGCGCGGCTATATCCACCAGACCTCGGACCTCGCCGGCATCGACGCCGCGGCCCTCGAGGGCCGCCTGACCACCTATGTCGGCTACGACTGCACGGCGCCCTCGCTCCATGTCGGGCACCTCCTGTCGATCATGATGCTGCACTGGCTGCAGGCCACCGGGGGCAAGCCGATCGCCCTGATGGGCGGCGGCACGACCCGGGTCGGCGACCCGTCCGGCCGCGACGAGACCCGCAAGATCCTCACCGTCGAGCAGATCGACGCCAACAAGGCGGAGATCCGCAAGACCTTCGACCGGTTCCTGCGCTTCGGCGAGCGGACCGGCGACGCCGTGATGGTCGACAACGCCGAGTGGCTGACCAAGCTCAACTACATCGAGATGCTGCGCGACATCGGCCGCCA from Methylobacterium sp. NMS14P includes:
- a CDS encoding histone deacetylase family protein, producing the protein MTTLYVSHPASFDHEVPEGHPERPARMRAVERALEDERFAGLVRATAPRGEIEAVTLAHPREYVDALVAAVPEHGMVGIDSDTILSAGSLEATLRAVGGGMHAVDAVVGGECRNAFVAMRPPGHHAERTRAMGFCLFNHAAIAALHARKKHGAERVALVDWDVHHGNGSQDIFWNDASVLYCSTHQMPLYPGTGSPSERGEKDTIVNVPLRPNDDGEVFREAFETGILSRLETFRPDVIVISAGFDAHRLDPLANLRLEAEDFGWATRRLMDLAERCAGGRVVSILEGGYSLEGLGKSVAAHVDALMGR
- a CDS encoding LysE family translocator, with the protein product MTLAGFLTYALALGVAAAIPGPGVVALVARALGSGFGAAMAFSLGLILGDLTYLAAAIFGLSLIAEAFGAVFVVVRYGAALYLAYLALRLWRAAGAGARVEGECRDRPWTGFVAGLTITLGNPKTIVFYLAILPTLVDLRGVTATDFATLLVVTVAILLAVMTPYAALAARARASLRRPTFRARLNRGAAAIMAGAAVWTVLRRA
- the ribB gene encoding 3,4-dihydroxy-2-butanone-4-phosphate synthase, with the translated sequence MPHCSVTEAIAAFARGEIVVVTDDDDRENEGDLVVAASLCTPEKMAFIIRNTCGIVCAPLTQSEARRLHLAPMVASNDAPLGTAFTVTVDVKHGLTTGISAEQRCNTVRALANGNMGAGDFVRPGHVFPLIARDGGVLMRSGHTEAAVDLCRLAELPPVGVICELANDDGTVMKGPQIEAFAEKHGLKQVSVADLIAYRQARDRLVERVGHFTVRSNHGDVNAYVFSTPFESIQQFAFVMGEIGDGRDVLVRLHRSNVAADVIGGGKQIDAVLKRFAAAGRGVLVYLRDGTAGVPVKSVTEEGTEALRARQWREIGLGAQILRDLGVVSIRNLATSSRSYVGLSGFGIELLGDEPLEG
- a CDS encoding acetyl-CoA carboxylase biotin carboxylase subunit is translated as MFDKILIANRGEIACRVIKTARRMGIKTVAVYSDADRDAVHVAMADEAVHIGPAAASESYLVIEKIVEACKKTGAQAVHPGYGFLSEREAFPKALEAAGIVFIGPNPGAIAAMGDKIESKKAAAAAEVSTVPGFLGVIESPEHARKIADEIGYPVMIKASAGGGGKGMRIAYSGDEVAEGFARAKSEAASSFGDDRVFIEKFITDPRHIEIQLIGDKHGNVVYLGERECSIQRRNQKVIEEAPSPLLDKKTRRKMGEQAVALAKAVNYDSAGTVEFVAGQDKSFYFLEMNTRLQVEHPVTEMITSLDLVELMIRVAAGEKLPITQDDVKLNGWAVESRVYAEDPTRNFLPSIGRLTTYRPPEEGQQGTAIIRNDTGVEEGGEIAIHYDPMIAKLVSWAPTRAEAIAAQGEALDAFAIDGIRHNIPFLSALMAHPRWQEGRLSTGFIAEEFPEGFTAPEPAGPVAIRMMAAAAAIDHKLNQRKRGISGQMRAPGLFAFERERVVILAGQSFPVTVEPEGEDILVTRDDGTALTVASAWRPGEPVWIGTIGSERVAIQVRSLLNGVFLQHAGAAAEARVYTRREAELAALMPVKEQAGSGKQVLCPMPGLVKQILVAEGQEVKNGEAIAVVEAMKMENVLRAERDATVGKIHAKEGDSLAVDAVILEFA
- a CDS encoding gamma-glutamylcyclotransferase family protein; the protein is MPLYFAYGANMDAAAMALRCPVSRLIGGGHLPNHRFIIMREGYASVVPDPRRTVWGILWELAPDDIPALDRYEGVAGGLYTKAALPVRTGEGVKRALIYRGCSTAPGRPRPGYLEAVVAAARAAQLPPAYLRELGTWARGRPA
- a CDS encoding DUF3578 domain-containing protein, with product MSLGYALRRIVEEYPLARLDPPAGHPLATVIRKGAPDELRGALDPIDGPFLVKGSPGRGSKWAAIPWIAVFDPAVTTSATRGYYLVYLFPAHREAVHLSLAQGTVAAIRAHGPATAGAHLRTSGAALRARMSDFTDALPNATIALGSAGELPEGYEAAHILGLTYGLADLGDERRLHRDLTAAVAAYRALKARGGLDLPGSPKAS
- a CDS encoding L,D-transpeptidase, encoding MRIISVLGCALLLAGCTFKGVPDPALSARDAEYMALVPEAEFDPHFARYEIADPTREAPGTIVVETKERQLYLVLPNGRAMRYGVSVGDEAYGWTGTARIDRKAEWPAWNPPAEMIRRWPHVHAMQGGPMNPLGARALYLSDRGRDTLYRIHGTNEPEKIGQAVSSGCIRMRNIDVVDLYNRVPVGATVIVR
- a CDS encoding formate/nitrite transporter family protein, which codes for MSYLAPADFVKKAVDAGEAKVFMATKDTFIRAYMAGAILALAAAFAVTITQTTGQPLVAALLFPVGFSMLYLLGYDLFTGVCVLTPLALIDKRPGVTVAGVARNWVLVFFGNFAGALTTAVMMSIVFTFGFATEPNAVGKLIAGIGEARTLGYEKYGASGMLTLFVRAMLCNWMVSTGVIGAMLSTSVPGKVIAMWMPITVFFFMTFEHSVVNMFLFPSAILMGGHLTVMDYLIWNEIPTLIGNIVGGIAFTGLMLYSTHVRTGATRSQALGAGVRRPIAAE
- the aroC gene encoding chorismate synthase: MSHNTFGHLFRVTTFGESHGIALGCVVDGCPPGLPLEAEEIQAELDRRKPGQSRFTTQRREPDQVKILSGVFADDRTGGRQLTTGTPIALMIENTDQRSKDYSEIRDSYRPGHADYTYDVKYGIRDYRGGGRSSARETAARVAAGAVARKVIPGVTIRAALVQMGPHAIDRSRWDWDAVGNNPFFCPDAETATFYETYLDGLRKDGSSVGAVIEVVAEGVPPGLGAPVYGKLDADLAAAMMSINAVKGVEIGDGFAAAALRGEDNADEMRAGNGGRPRFLANHAGGILGGISNGEPVVVRFAVKPTSSILTPRRSVTRDGGEVDLVTKGRHDPCVGIRAVPVAEAMMACVLADHYLRHRGQVGSQP
- a CDS encoding anhydro-N-acetylmuramic acid kinase, which gives rise to MAMMRAIGLMSGTSLDGVDIALIETDGERVHVVKGHNNFLEPLGPTGYRGYADDEKALLRAATKDAESVLHPGDRPGRLPEAEAFVTLAHAEAVERFLEEHGLTASEIDVIGFHGQTVIHRPDQRISIQIGDGQALATRLGIPVVSDLRRADIEAGGQGAPLVPVFHKALAEASGFDGPFGILNIGGVANATLIDSKGGVIAFDTGPGNALIDEWMQEREGKNLDDGGRTAARGRPDEQLLAWLLTHPFFFRKPPKSLDRNWFSHKLAGQLSTEDGAATLTAFTARAVARALDHAPEVPTRWIVAGGGARNGELVRLLNYHLRAEITTADAIGWSSAYLEAQAFAYLAVRSLRGLPITFPSTTGVREAITGGVLARP